The Tenrec ecaudatus isolate mTenEca1 chromosome 7, mTenEca1.hap1, whole genome shotgun sequence genome window below encodes:
- the LOC142453423 gene encoding calmodulin-1, whose amino-acid sequence MADQLTEEQIAEFKEAFSLFDKDGDGTITTKELGTVMRSLGQNPTEAELQDMINEVDADGNGTIDFPEFLTMMARKMKDTDSEEEIREAFRVFDKDGNGYISAAELRHVMTNLGEKLTDEEVDEMIREADIDGDGQVNYEEFVQMMTAK is encoded by the coding sequence ATGGCTGATCAGCTGACCGAAGAACAGATTGCTGAGTTCAAGGAGGCATTCTCCCTCTTCGATAAAGATGGCGACGGCACCATCACAACAAAGGAACTTGGAACGGTCATGAGGTCTCTGGGGCAGAACCCAACGGAAGCTGAATTACAGGATATGATCAACGAGGTGGACGCGGATGGCAATGGCACCATTGATTTCCCAGAGTTTTTGACCATGATGGCTAGGAAAATGAAAGACACAGACAGCGAAGAAGAAATCCGCGAGGCCTTCCGAGTCTTTGACAAGGATGGCAATGGCTACATCAGTGCGGCCGAGCTACGCCATGTCATGACAAACTTAGGAGAAAAACTAACAGATGAAGAAGTAGatgaaatgatcagagaagcagaCATCGACGGCGACGGACAAGTCAACTATGAAGAATTCGTACAGATGATGACTGCAAAATGA